The Planococcus liqunii genome includes a region encoding these proteins:
- a CDS encoding glycerophosphodiester phosphodiesterase, translated as MGKKTKIGLAAVAVGAAAWAGSKALATPQTRPGKDVLDYGHPIVLAHRGGGAIAPENTMAAFRKSAELGVHGFEIDIRLSKDEEILVFHDEYLDRTTDGAGRVADLTLKELLEFDLGYHFVDPSGKTTYRGKGEKVVLLRDLLEEFPQMFINIDMKDSPETYEGSLVPSKLWRLIDSLGVHDRVVVTSFYDEQIDRFNLYAQNRVAIGAGENEVKKAYTAFNSQFGHLYNPRADVFQIPVRSSMFRLDLPRFIAFLSNLNIPVHYWTIDEPEEMKALLAAGAQGIITGRPDLAVALISETENQTQ; from the coding sequence ATGGGGAAAAAAACAAAAATCGGACTTGCTGCCGTTGCAGTCGGAGCAGCTGCTTGGGCAGGTTCTAAAGCATTAGCAACTCCACAAACGAGACCCGGGAAAGATGTGCTGGACTACGGCCACCCCATTGTCCTGGCACATCGTGGAGGCGGTGCCATTGCTCCAGAAAATACAATGGCGGCATTCAGAAAATCAGCAGAGCTGGGAGTCCACGGATTTGAAATCGATATCCGATTGAGCAAAGACGAAGAAATCCTGGTATTCCATGACGAATACCTGGACCGGACAACAGACGGAGCTGGACGTGTAGCGGATTTGACGCTTAAAGAACTCTTGGAATTTGACTTAGGCTATCATTTCGTTGACCCGTCAGGCAAGACAACTTATCGGGGCAAGGGCGAAAAAGTCGTGCTTCTGCGTGATTTGCTGGAAGAATTCCCACAAATGTTCATCAATATTGATATGAAGGATTCTCCAGAAACTTATGAAGGCAGCTTGGTTCCTTCGAAATTGTGGAGATTGATCGACTCTCTGGGCGTTCATGACCGTGTAGTGGTTACCAGTTTTTATGATGAACAAATTGACCGCTTTAATCTTTATGCCCAAAACCGGGTGGCGATTGGCGCTGGGGAAAACGAAGTGAAAAAAGCGTATACGGCATTCAATAGCCAATTCGGCCATTTGTATAACCCGCGCGCTGATGTCTTTCAAATTCCTGTCCGTTCATCGATGTTCCGGCTGGACCTGCCGCGGTTCATCGCATTTTTATCCAACTTGAACATTCCCGTCCATTACTGGACAATCGACGAACCGGAAGAAATGAAGGCATTGCTTGCTGCAGGTGCACAAGGAATTATCACAGGACGGCCAGATCTGGCTGTCGCCCTCATTAGCGAAACGGAAAATCAAACGCAATAA
- a CDS encoding YlbF family regulator, with protein sequence MFMTYEWVQITDSAEELSEMILQSEQGELYRKAYDTVYNDKGLADEIHAFARLKEQYEEVQRFGKYHPDYSRVMKQIRVDKRRLDLNEQIAALRLAENELQDLMDQVSFILGRSVSEAVKIPSSNPFFSSDSSCGGSCGTGGGCSCSA encoded by the coding sequence ATGTTTATGACCTACGAATGGGTTCAAATAACTGACTCTGCAGAAGAGTTAAGCGAAATGATTTTGCAATCTGAACAGGGCGAGCTTTACCGAAAAGCTTATGATACTGTTTATAACGATAAAGGTTTGGCTGATGAAATTCATGCGTTTGCTAGACTAAAAGAACAATATGAAGAAGTTCAGAGGTTCGGCAAATACCATCCCGATTACAGCCGGGTAATGAAACAGATCCGCGTTGACAAGCGCCGGCTGGATTTGAACGAACAAATCGCAGCCTTGCGCTTGGCAGAAAATGAACTGCAGGACTTGATGGACCAAGTAAGCTTCATTCTTGGAAGATCCGTCTCGGAAGCGGTGAAAATCCCTTCCAGCAATCCGTTCTTCTCTTCCGATTCTTCTTGCGGAGGAAGCTGCGGAACAGGCGGCGGCTGCTCATGCTCCGCTTAA
- the ctaG gene encoding cytochrome c oxidase assembly factor CtaG, giving the protein MPISIFGFQALWSPYFLGVLVLITILYFLVTVKWRDKFKDSEPLKQKEALLFVSGMLLLYIIKGGPVDLLGHIIFTMHMFQMAFLVLLAPPLIIMGIPSWLWRSIINRPVIKPVFDLFTKPMLAIIIFGMVFSFYHIPLIFDFVKMNSLLHAAVSLLLFGSAMLYWWPVVNNLEGAYKFHGLKKLAYLFGLSVLITPACALIIFSDTAFYATYTDGQAWQQAMALCVPAGTLAQLGLTGPELFTNMSALEDQRTGGITMKVVQELIFTVFLWLVFYEWLRNENNNADEITAKTIEDRKNMALHRHNA; this is encoded by the coding sequence ATGCCGATTAGTATATTTGGGTTTCAGGCTTTATGGAGTCCATACTTCTTGGGAGTCCTCGTGTTAATCACGATCTTATATTTTTTAGTTACCGTTAAATGGAGAGACAAGTTTAAAGACAGCGAGCCGCTGAAACAAAAAGAAGCACTTCTGTTTGTTTCAGGTATGCTTTTACTGTATATAATCAAAGGAGGGCCAGTCGATTTGCTGGGCCATATCATTTTTACCATGCATATGTTCCAAATGGCATTTTTGGTTCTTCTGGCTCCGCCTCTTATTATTATGGGGATCCCGTCCTGGCTATGGCGCTCCATCATCAATCGTCCGGTGATTAAACCTGTTTTTGATTTATTCACCAAACCCATGCTAGCGATCATCATTTTTGGAATGGTGTTCTCTTTTTACCACATTCCTTTAATTTTTGATTTTGTAAAAATGAATTCATTATTGCATGCAGCAGTCAGCCTCCTTCTTTTTGGTTCTGCTATGCTGTATTGGTGGCCTGTTGTCAATAATTTGGAAGGCGCTTATAAATTCCATGGGCTGAAAAAGCTTGCGTACTTATTCGGGCTAAGTGTATTGATCACGCCTGCCTGTGCATTGATCATTTTCAGCGATACAGCTTTCTATGCTACTTATACAGATGGACAAGCGTGGCAACAAGCCATGGCGTTATGTGTACCAGCTGGCACACTTGCCCAACTCGGCTTGACCGGGCCTGAACTTTTCACAAATATGTCAGCGCTTGAGGACCAGCGGACTGGCGGCATTACCATGAAAGTCGTACAGGAATTGATTTTTACGGTTTTCCTGTGGCTGGTTTTCTATGAATGGCTGAGAAATGAAAATAATAATGCTGATGAAATTACAGCGAAAACGATTGAAGACCGTAAGAATATGGCCTTACACAGACATAATGCTTGA
- a CDS encoding PaaI family thioesterase has protein sequence MKNLSKQFQRIVDNSTLEDLKILGDFLENFEKKQQGEFKTYLSASLNMQRETDEHSSAVRIPNTPFIHNNIDIPHGGILAVLLDTAMGTLASSKCPEGYAAVTTNITIHYLTVAVEDEIRADARMIRQGAHTMVVEGNIVQQDGKHIATATGSFFIVPKRQ, from the coding sequence ATGAAAAATTTATCGAAGCAATTTCAGCGTATTGTTGATAACAGCACATTGGAAGACTTGAAAATTTTGGGCGACTTCCTTGAAAATTTCGAGAAAAAGCAGCAAGGCGAATTTAAAACATATTTAAGCGCCAGCTTGAACATGCAGCGGGAAACTGACGAGCATTCGAGTGCTGTCCGCATTCCGAACACTCCTTTTATCCACAATAATATCGACATTCCGCACGGCGGCATCCTGGCTGTTTTATTGGATACAGCGATGGGTACCCTGGCCAGCAGCAAATGCCCCGAAGGCTACGCTGCTGTCACCACCAATATCACCATCCATTACCTCACTGTGGCTGTTGAAGATGAAATCCGGGCAGATGCCCGCATGATACGCCAAGGCGCCCATACGATGGTTGTGGAGGGCAATATCGTGCAGCAAGACGGCAAGCACATCGCCACTGCCACCGGCTCTTTTTTTATCGTTCCTAAAAGACAATAG
- a CDS encoding cytochrome (ubi)quinol oxidase subunit III gives MDLNKRYTPQTWPDHPETATMEGKNKFVGFWLLLAAETVTFASLFATYLALKDKGPSGMEFAAADLFELPLVFAMTMILLTSSLTSVYAMYHMKNHNFKAMQAWLMVTVLLGATFLGLEIYEFNHYVHLGFGYTHSAFSAAFYTLVGTHGAHVLFGLSWFIALMLRNAKRGLNTYNAPKFYLVALYWHFIDVVWVFIFTVVYLMGVIG, from the coding sequence ATGGATCTAAATAAGAGGTATACCCCACAAACATGGCCTGATCATCCTGAAACGGCTACAATGGAAGGGAAGAATAAGTTTGTCGGCTTTTGGCTTTTGCTTGCTGCTGAAACCGTAACCTTCGCTTCACTTTTCGCTACGTACTTGGCTTTGAAAGACAAAGGGCCAAGCGGCATGGAGTTTGCAGCTGCAGATTTGTTTGAACTTCCGCTGGTTTTTGCGATGACGATGATTCTTCTGACATCATCTCTTACAAGTGTTTATGCTATGTATCATATGAAGAACCACAATTTTAAAGCAATGCAGGCTTGGCTAATGGTAACGGTGTTACTTGGAGCGACATTCCTGGGCTTGGAGATTTATGAGTTTAATCATTACGTACATCTTGGTTTCGGTTATACGCATAGTGCTTTCAGTGCTGCTTTCTATACGCTGGTTGGTACTCACGGAGCTCACGTATTGTTCGGTCTTAGCTGGTTCATCGCATTGATGCTCCGCAACGCTAAACGCGGCTTGAACACTTACAATGCACCTAAATTCTACCTTGTAGCGTTATACTGGCATTTTATCGACGTAGTATGGGTCTTCATCTTTACTGTCGTCTATTTGATGGGAGTGATCGGTTAA
- the rsmD gene encoding 16S rRNA (guanine(966)-N(2))-methyltransferase RsmD yields the protein MRVVAGSVKGIPLKAVPGTSTRPTTDKVKESIFNMIGPFFDGGNALDLFAGSGGLGIEALSRGIDKVIFTDKDRKAVDTIRANLEKTRLTDQAEVYKTDADRALKAIKKNNIQARLMFLDPPYHLEQAYGLMDKAAEMGILTEDSIVVCEHAKEVELDDRTVFFERFKKELYGATIISIYRFQGEEGEEFE from the coding sequence ATGCGTGTTGTAGCAGGGTCAGTAAAAGGCATTCCGCTGAAAGCGGTGCCAGGCACTTCAACAAGGCCGACAACTGACAAAGTAAAAGAATCCATTTTCAATATGATTGGGCCGTTTTTTGACGGCGGCAATGCTTTGGACTTGTTCGCAGGAAGCGGCGGCCTGGGCATTGAAGCGTTAAGCAGAGGCATCGACAAAGTGATTTTCACCGATAAAGACCGAAAAGCTGTCGACACGATCCGGGCGAATCTCGAAAAAACCCGATTGACAGACCAGGCGGAAGTTTATAAAACGGATGCCGACCGTGCGCTTAAAGCGATTAAAAAAAATAACATTCAGGCCCGCCTGATGTTTTTAGATCCGCCTTATCATTTGGAACAAGCATATGGTTTGATGGACAAGGCAGCCGAAATGGGCATATTGACAGAGGATTCCATCGTCGTATGCGAACATGCCAAAGAAGTAGAACTCGATGACCGAACGGTTTTTTTCGAGCGGTTTAAAAAAGAGCTTTATGGCGCCACCATTATTTCAATTTACCGTTTTCAAGGGGAAGAGGGAGAAGAATTTGAGTAA
- a CDS encoding DUF7147 family protein: MIQRFIELGEGYGDLFELRELITVNSHRFKHGFIFVSTTKGGQPVLSVAAAFEPATEGGFMPIYICREGIPENSKRLDLFEETVKGLGHEPIKMDVKHSSAYAEKKFYFNHLIAILRLNHYIPPMQ; this comes from the coding sequence ATGATTCAACGATTTATCGAATTAGGCGAAGGGTATGGAGATCTTTTTGAACTCCGTGAATTGATCACTGTAAATTCTCACCGTTTCAAACACGGGTTTATTTTTGTTTCAACAACCAAGGGAGGACAGCCGGTACTGTCGGTTGCAGCGGCATTTGAGCCGGCCACAGAAGGCGGCTTCATGCCGATATACATATGCCGGGAAGGAATTCCGGAGAACTCAAAGCGCCTCGACTTGTTTGAAGAAACGGTAAAAGGGCTTGGGCATGAGCCAATCAAGATGGATGTAAAGCATTCTTCCGCCTACGCGGAAAAGAAATTCTATTTTAACCACTTGATTGCCATTCTCCGATTAAACCATTACATTCCACCGATGCAATAA
- a CDS encoding DUF420 domain-containing protein — MNLPLLPTISTFFIVLSAVLVAIGWNLIRRRNIEAHKKVMLAAGAAALTFFIIYMSRTIFVGNTAFGGPDEYKLIYTIFLIFHICLATTGGIMGLITIWLGLKNRLEKHRKFGPITSVIWFFTAITGVVVYLLLYVIYEGGHTTSVFKAILGG, encoded by the coding sequence ATGAATTTGCCGCTATTACCAACCATCAGTACTTTTTTTATCGTATTAAGTGCCGTTTTAGTAGCGATTGGCTGGAATTTGATTCGCCGACGCAACATTGAAGCGCATAAAAAAGTAATGCTAGCAGCAGGTGCTGCCGCGTTGACGTTTTTCATCATTTACATGTCCCGCACAATTTTTGTCGGAAATACGGCATTCGGGGGACCTGATGAATACAAACTCATCTACACCATATTCCTGATTTTCCATATCTGTCTCGCTACTACCGGCGGCATTATGGGGCTGATTACGATTTGGCTTGGCTTAAAGAATCGCCTCGAAAAACACCGGAAGTTTGGCCCAATCACGAGCGTCATCTGGTTTTTCACAGCGATTACGGGTGTAGTCGTCTACCTTTTGCTTTACGTAATCTACGAAGGCGGACACACCACTTCTGTTTTCAAGGCAATTTTAGGCGGATAA
- a CDS encoding CAP domain-containing protein — MKDLLRIMIFLSVILIVFFYFDSPTEENEMLEAPQTQDPLPAQDLVENPMDVERPMEGLSTYIGKPSKDWLADFGKPSRIEPSAFGYEWWVYDASYSNYLMAGIKEGKVIQVYTAGIATDPAPYKIGQTLDDLYRFTIVENEITVKYGSNIYIFNLSSDDLKKRLLASFGDVYAQLYIDGEDQKLEAVRFMDAETLVRHQPYDMMFSGDLLPAITPSSGLQQSIDDANSKQIIDLTNVYRLRHQKNPLAINPAVSMLAKEHSQNTAKQNFSAEETELKSLEERLTNANIVFEEAAENTATKYSDAAEAVHGWINSPNHRDTLLSSRFNQIGVGVFGKYYTQDFLKQKPATAENQ; from the coding sequence TTGAAAGACTTGCTGCGCATTATGATTTTTCTATCGGTGATTCTCATCGTCTTTTTCTATTTCGATTCTCCTACTGAGGAAAACGAAATGCTGGAAGCTCCGCAAACGCAAGATCCATTGCCCGCACAAGATTTGGTAGAAAATCCGATGGACGTGGAACGGCCGATGGAAGGGCTGTCGACTTATATAGGCAAACCCTCCAAAGACTGGCTCGCGGATTTTGGAAAGCCCTCCCGGATTGAACCTTCCGCCTTCGGATACGAATGGTGGGTTTATGACGCCTCATACTCCAATTATCTGATGGCCGGCATTAAAGAAGGCAAAGTTATACAAGTTTATACAGCGGGAATTGCAACTGATCCGGCGCCGTATAAAATTGGCCAGACTTTGGATGACTTGTACCGTTTTACAATTGTTGAAAACGAAATCACGGTGAAATATGGAAGCAATATTTATATCTTTAACCTCAGTTCGGACGATTTGAAAAAACGCCTGCTTGCCAGTTTCGGCGATGTCTACGCCCAGCTCTATATCGACGGGGAAGACCAGAAACTCGAGGCAGTCCGGTTTATGGACGCTGAAACATTGGTGCGCCATCAGCCTTACGATATGATGTTCTCAGGGGATTTGCTGCCGGCCATTACGCCGTCTTCGGGCCTTCAGCAATCCATCGATGACGCCAATTCCAAACAGATTATTGATTTAACCAATGTGTATCGCCTGCGCCACCAAAAAAATCCATTGGCTATAAATCCGGCTGTCAGCATGCTGGCAAAAGAACATAGTCAAAATACAGCGAAACAGAACTTCTCAGCAGAAGAAACTGAATTGAAAAGTTTGGAAGAGCGGCTGACGAATGCCAACATCGTTTTTGAAGAAGCTGCCGAAAATACGGCGACTAAATACTCCGACGCTGCAGAAGCCGTGCATGGCTGGATCAATTCGCCGAATCACCGGGACACTTTATTGTCCAGCCGCTTTAATCAAATCGGGGTAGGGGTATTCGGCAAATATTATACCCAGGATTTTTTAAAGCAGAAACCGGCAACTGCTGAAAATCAATAA
- a CDS encoding YlbG family protein, with protein sequence MRDRQGLIVYVHHLKQAKSLRKYGHVHFISRRLKYAVLYMDQEVIESTKNKLSKLPYVKQVLESQRPFLKTEYENAKPDKAKEYDYKIGL encoded by the coding sequence ATGCGTGATCGCCAGGGCCTTATTGTTTATGTCCATCATTTAAAACAAGCCAAATCGCTTAGAAAATACGGACATGTCCATTTTATCTCGCGAAGGCTCAAATATGCCGTTCTTTATATGGACCAGGAAGTCATTGAAAGCACAAAAAACAAATTGTCAAAACTGCCATACGTGAAGCAGGTTCTAGAATCGCAGCGGCCGTTCCTGAAAACGGAATACGAAAACGCAAAACCGGATAAAGCCAAAGAGTACGATTATAAGATCGGCTTATAA
- the ctaF gene encoding cytochrome c oxidase subunit IVB gives MAHDTHTHVRSQAEYEYVRRQRAKEMRNQLTSFAMMIFLTLIAFTTVAADFSPYLITPIILLLAAVQVVLQLYHFMHMSNKGHGMVAFFMFSGMFVAFITILALVTIVWW, from the coding sequence ATGGCACATGACACACATACGCATGTTAGATCACAAGCAGAGTACGAATACGTACGCCGCCAACGAGCAAAAGAGATGCGCAACCAACTGACTTCTTTTGCAATGATGATTTTCTTGACATTGATTGCATTTACGACAGTTGCAGCAGATTTCTCCCCTTACTTGATTACGCCAATCATTTTATTGTTGGCTGCTGTTCAAGTGGTGCTTCAGTTGTATCACTTTATGCACATGAGCAATAAAGGCCATGGCATGGTCGCGTTCTTTATGTTCAGCGGTATGTTTGTTGCCTTTATCACGATTCTTGCATTAGTAACAATTGTTTGGTGGTAA
- a CDS encoding YugN family protein translates to MYFENTGLENIQVDFTLLDDIMSRHGLTKEGQWDYERVTYDRKFIVREGTYYLRVFGYAITGDIDAGDAVVKLMKPVVGKHYYPHGVEYGENEHFPEHLVKSCAEVLKAIKTEIAVFEIKA, encoded by the coding sequence ATGTATTTTGAAAATACAGGACTAGAAAACATTCAAGTGGACTTTACTTTACTTGACGACATTATGAGCCGCCATGGCTTAACTAAAGAAGGCCAATGGGACTACGAGCGCGTTACATACGACCGCAAGTTTATTGTCCGCGAAGGCACTTACTATCTACGCGTTTTCGGCTATGCAATCACTGGCGACATTGATGCCGGCGATGCAGTTGTAAAACTGATGAAACCTGTTGTCGGCAAACACTACTACCCACACGGTGTAGAATATGGCGAAAACGAGCATTTCCCAGAGCATTTGGTTAAATCTTGCGCTGAAGTGCTAAAAGCAATCAAAACAGAAATAGCAGTTTTTGAAATTAAAGCATAA
- the coaD gene encoding pantetheine-phosphate adenylyltransferase yields the protein MSKIAVVPGSFDPITLGHLDIIKRASAIFDEVKVVVMNNSSKQPLFDVGERQELISKVTQSFPNVQVDTFGGLLIDYASEVKANAIVRGLRAVSDFEYEMQITSMNRFLNENIETLFMISNNQYSFLSSSIVKEVAKYGGNISELVPGAVEEALKRKFQ from the coding sequence TTGAGTAAGATTGCAGTTGTGCCGGGAAGTTTTGATCCGATTACATTGGGGCATTTAGACATCATCAAAAGAGCTTCGGCAATTTTCGATGAAGTTAAAGTGGTGGTGATGAACAATTCATCGAAGCAGCCGCTGTTTGATGTGGGTGAACGCCAGGAGCTTATTTCAAAAGTGACACAGTCGTTTCCGAACGTGCAAGTGGATACTTTCGGGGGGCTTTTGATTGATTATGCAAGCGAAGTAAAAGCAAATGCGATTGTCCGGGGCTTGCGTGCAGTTTCGGATTTTGAATATGAAATGCAAATCACATCGATGAACAGATTTTTGAATGAAAACATTGAAACCTTGTTTATGATTTCCAATAACCAATATTCATTCCTCAGTTCAAGCATTGTAAAAGAAGTTGCGAAATATGGCGGGAATATCAGTGAATTGGTTCCAGGCGCCGTAGAAGAAGCCTTAAAGCGGAAATTCCAATAA